The Triticum aestivum cultivar Chinese Spring chromosome 3A, IWGSC CS RefSeq v2.1, whole genome shotgun sequence genome includes a region encoding these proteins:
- the LOC123057708 gene encoding reticulon-like protein B9 translates to MAMGGGSHLQGHRAPRLFGRERPVHAALGGREAADIILWRRPKVSASILGAATAAWGLFEVAEYHFLTLACYAAMITMLTFFIWTNASAFLNLPVPRIPETILSERTAKQVILALHRRLTWFVHRLYAIACGEDIKKFIMTVVSLYIASVVATCFSSLTLLYLVVFFTMTVPALYERYEHEVEHLVATGARDVRTHLAKVDSGVLRKIPRGKGATTAAHGTTANNVHGWHRSHVN, encoded by the exons ATGGCAATGGGAGGAGGATCGCATTTGCAGGGACACCGGGCGCCGAGGCTGTTCGGCAGGGAAAGGCCGGTCCATGCCGCCCTGGGTGGACGCGAAG CGGCGGACATCATCCTGTGGAGGAGGCCGAAGGTGTCGGCGTCGATCctcggcgcggcgacggcggcgtggggTCTGTTCGAGGTGGCGGAGTACCACTTCCTGACGCTGGCGTGCTACGCCGCCATGATTACCATGCTCACCTTCTTCATCTGGACCAACGCCTCCGCTTTCCTGAACCT GCCGGTTCCAAGGATCCCTGAGACAATCCTGTCGGAGAGGACGGCGAAGCAGGTGATCCTGGCCCTGCACAGGCGGCTCACCTGGTTCGTGCACCGGCTGTACGCCATCGCCTGCggggaggacatcaagaagttcaTCATG ACGGTGGTGTCTCTGTACATCGCGTCGGTCGTCGCGACCTGCTTCAGCTCCCTCACCCTGCTCTACCTCG TTGTGTTCTTCACGATGACGGTGCCGGCGCTGTACGAGCGGTACGAGCACGAGGTGGAGCACCTGGTGGCCACGGGGGCGCGCGACGTCCGTACCCACTTGGCCAAGGTGGACTCCGGCGTGCTCCGGAAGATCCCCAGAGGCAAAGGCGCCACCACCGCCGCACACGGGACGACGGCCAACAACGTGCACGGGTGGCATCGCTCGCACGTCAACTAA